A single region of the Sciurus carolinensis chromosome 16, mSciCar1.2, whole genome shotgun sequence genome encodes:
- the Ccl17 gene encoding C-C motif chemokine 17, with the protein MSPLKTLLLAALLLGASLQHIHAARATNVGRECCLEYFKGAIPVRKLVTWYRTSAECPRDAIVLVTAQGRFICSDPKDRHVKKAIRHLQSFVKSPGPITQTS; encoded by the exons ATGTCGCCCCTGAAGACGCTGCTGCTGGCCGCCCTCCTCCTCGGAGCTTCTCTGCAGCACATCCATGCAG CTCGAGCCACCAACGTGGGCCGGGAGTGCTGCCTGGAGTACTTCAAGGGGGCCATTCCTGTCAGAAAGCTGGTGACCTGGTACAGAACCTCAGCCGAGTGTCCCAGGGACGCCATTGT GCTTGTAACCGCCCAGGGGAGGTTCATCTGTTCAGACCCCAAGGACAGGCACGTGAAGAAGGCCATTAGACACTTGCAGAGCTTTGTGAAGTCACCTGGTCCCATCACCCAGACGTCCTGA